Proteins encoded together in one Mycobacteriales bacterium window:
- a CDS encoding ubiquitin-like small modifier protein 1 — protein MAVTVRVPTILRSLTGGAAEVTAEGATLADVLDALEADHTGIRARVLDEDGKLRRFVNVYVNDDDVRFAEGLQTPTPDGASVSIIPAVAGG, from the coding sequence ATGGCAGTGACAGTGCGCGTGCCCACGATCCTGCGATCGCTGACCGGCGGCGCGGCCGAGGTCACCGCGGAGGGTGCGACCCTCGCCGACGTACTCGACGCCCTCGAAGCCGACCACACCGGCATCCGGGCGCGGGTGCTCGACGAGGACGGCAAGCTCCGCAGGTTCGTCAACGTCTACGTCAACGACGACGACGTCCGCTTCGCCGAAGGCCTGCAGACGCCAACGCCCGACGGCGCATCGGTGTCGATCATCCCCGCCGTAGCCGGCGGCTGA